The following coding sequences are from one Caballeronia sp. SBC1 window:
- a CDS encoding TenA family transcriptional regulator: MGGGFTREGDLKNIASYPLWLQEVLLETSAAKSRVTAHPLFRLLRDGELGPREMRAFLINGWPVINQFPQYMGMNLQKIGPEETPGSRMARRYLTRNIRVEQNHADYWVDWAAAHDVSREDLQAGEAPALAFALSHWCWKSSNTDPLHASIAATNFAVEGVTGEWSTLLCSRDTLAHSYPEPIRKSTMRWLRMHAHYDDAHPWEALDIVATLLGHAPRVADIRDVKRGIQRSYEYFEVSLDCCLEV, encoded by the coding sequence ATGGGGGGTGGGTTTACAAGAGAGGGAGACCTCAAGAACATAGCAAGCTACCCACTTTGGTTGCAGGAAGTTTTGTTGGAAACGAGCGCGGCAAAAAGCCGTGTGACAGCACATCCGCTTTTTCGGTTGTTGCGCGACGGCGAACTCGGCCCGCGTGAAATGCGTGCGTTCCTGATCAACGGCTGGCCGGTGATCAACCAGTTTCCGCAGTACATGGGCATGAACCTGCAGAAGATCGGACCCGAAGAAACACCGGGCTCGCGCATGGCGCGGCGGTATCTCACGCGCAATATCCGCGTCGAGCAGAATCACGCCGATTATTGGGTCGACTGGGCCGCGGCCCATGATGTTTCGCGCGAGGACCTGCAAGCCGGCGAAGCGCCCGCGCTCGCGTTTGCACTAAGTCACTGGTGCTGGAAAAGCAGCAACACGGACCCGCTGCACGCGTCGATAGCCGCGACTAATTTCGCCGTTGAAGGCGTGACCGGAGAATGGTCCACACTGCTCTGCAGCCGCGACACGCTCGCTCACAGCTATCCTGAACCGATCCGCAAGTCGACCATGCGCTGGCTCAGGATGCACGCGCATTACGACGACGCGCATCCGTGGGAAGCCCTCGACATAGTAGCCACGTTGCTCGGCCACGCACCGCGCGTGGCCGATATCCGCGATGTCAAACGCGGCATCCAGCGCAGCTATGAATACTTCGAGGTCAGCCTGGATTGCTGCCTCGAAGTCTGA
- a CDS encoding zinc ribbon domain-containing protein: MARLFFPSSSDSVTCKRCGNDIPRDADTCPHCGADHGPAFGVAKTAALSGLRLPFGARREALNVPSPYPSVPEESELAGTGEQRWDMSKTLTLGAVALALVAGGVIYSQYGSSSGDDATRSEPPAGHSAYGAIDMKTAHDTPAPSAPAVPPARSAAAVTARQAQTAAPPSVAARGTLPTDTAAARGAAALAGTTDNLQAARDAIARGDLTTARRRFSKIPASQLSTANVQRTQADLVGLEHARDQMLQTARDCEATGSWLCVRQSARDVLTIDASNVEAQSLVEHAIARSGWLNKPAPATTAAHGAPRNNGQTVAATPTAPVIVPGAHVATAHRPTVTISAAQHARAVAAMGVPTPIAAPVPHAPAAPPAPVVVTTMRSPVTTPTVPEPTRLGTGSQPPLTSSSYSPPPAPQQAAPPRPPAPAFVPMPDGPDVATAPLRSAPATAAARAPAQPQPEPEPAAAIQVPGEPSSLPVMRPLAPISEAVPVRAGIVSPPVAANGAPAGVQSVTRSPSPAVHRTLASGDNAASAAQPHAPGFNASNPDEEERAILESGWSKSQSSAQRPPPQ, encoded by the coding sequence ATGGCCCGTCTCTTCTTTCCTTCATCCTCCGATTCCGTGACCTGCAAACGTTGCGGCAATGATATTCCGCGCGATGCCGATACCTGTCCGCATTGCGGCGCGGATCACGGCCCGGCCTTCGGCGTCGCGAAGACGGCTGCGCTCTCGGGCCTGCGCCTGCCCTTCGGCGCGCGCCGTGAAGCGCTGAACGTCCCGTCGCCGTACCCGAGCGTGCCGGAAGAGTCTGAACTGGCCGGTACCGGAGAGCAGCGCTGGGACATGTCGAAAACGCTCACGCTGGGCGCCGTGGCGCTGGCGCTGGTGGCCGGCGGCGTGATCTATTCGCAGTACGGCAGCAGCAGCGGTGACGACGCGACCCGTTCCGAGCCACCGGCCGGGCATAGCGCGTATGGCGCCATCGATATGAAAACCGCGCACGACACGCCTGCGCCCTCGGCGCCTGCGGTGCCCCCGGCCAGGTCTGCAGCGGCCGTTACCGCCAGGCAGGCGCAAACGGCGGCACCGCCCTCCGTTGCCGCCCGCGGAACCTTGCCCACTGACACCGCCGCCGCCCGCGGGGCAGCGGCGCTAGCCGGCACCACTGACAACCTGCAGGCCGCGCGTGACGCCATCGCACGCGGCGACCTGACCACGGCACGCCGGCGCTTCTCGAAAATCCCGGCGTCGCAACTGAGCACGGCCAATGTGCAGCGGACCCAGGCGGACCTGGTCGGCCTGGAACATGCACGCGACCAGATGCTGCAAACCGCACGCGACTGCGAAGCAACGGGCTCGTGGTTATGCGTGCGGCAGAGTGCCCGCGACGTGCTGACGATCGATGCCAGCAATGTTGAAGCGCAATCGCTCGTCGAACACGCGATCGCCCGGTCAGGCTGGCTCAATAAACCCGCGCCCGCGACAACAGCAGCTCATGGCGCGCCCCGCAACAACGGGCAGACGGTTGCCGCAACGCCAACAGCGCCCGTGATCGTGCCGGGAGCGCACGTCGCGACGGCGCACAGACCCACTGTCACAATCTCGGCCGCGCAGCATGCGCGCGCCGTCGCCGCGATGGGAGTGCCCACGCCGATCGCCGCGCCGGTACCGCACGCACCGGCCGCACCGCCCGCACCCGTGGTCGTAACGACCATGCGCTCGCCTGTCACCACGCCGACCGTTCCAGAGCCGACACGCCTGGGCACTGGCTCTCAGCCTCCGCTCACGTCATCGTCATATTCCCCGCCGCCTGCGCCGCAACAGGCTGCCCCGCCGCGTCCGCCGGCACCTGCGTTCGTCCCCATGCCGGACGGACCGGACGTCGCGACGGCACCCCTACGCAGCGCGCCGGCGACCGCCGCGGCACGCGCGCCGGCGCAGCCCCAACCCGAACCCGAGCCTGCGGCCGCTATCCAGGTTCCTGGCGAACCCTCCTCGCTGCCCGTGATGCGCCCGCTCGCACCGATCAGTGAGGCCGTCCCGGTGCGGGCGGGCATTGTGTCGCCGCCCGTCGCGGCAAACGGTGCACCGGCAGGTGTGCAAAGCGTTACTCGTTCGCCGTCGCCCGCGGTGCACCGCACGCTCGCGTCAGGAGACAACGCGGCTAGCGCAGCACAACCGCATGCACCGGGCTTCAATGCCAGCAATCCCGACGAAGAAGAGCGCGCGATCCTGGAGTCGGGCTGGAGCAAGAGCCAGTCGTCTGCGCAACGCCCGCCGCCGCAGTAG
- a CDS encoding glucosidase has protein sequence MPPLRATKSLDTIEGARLHSTDCSRWQRWGPYLSERQWGTVREDYSENGTAWDYFPHDHARSRAYRWGEDGIAGFGDDRLNWCVSLAMWNGLDPILKERLFGLTNAQGNHGEDVKELYFYVDGTPTHSYMRMLYKYPHAAFPYDDLVAENGRRGADMPEYEILDTGVFEDDAYFDVHVEYAKNTPEDIVMRVTVENRGDRAASLDLLPQIWARNTWSWQPSKKPSLTLQSDAKGSRVIAQSDGHEPLVVTAEARGNATVNWLFCENETNVRRLFNSDGAGPFKDGFNDCIVHGEESAIRRDTGTRAAAHVHLEFAPNSRTVVTMRWRPESDADRDRQPLDIDALFARRIAEADAFYAGLQHEMDDADQRLVQRQALAGMLWSKQYYQFDVTRWMDGDPLQPTPPAARKRGRDADWRHLCNADIVSMPDKWEYPWYASWDLAFHAAAFAIIDPAFAKKQLLLLVKDRYMHPNGQLPAYEWAFSDANPPVHAWATWRVYEIDRAITGKIDRDFLELVFHKLLLNFSWWVNRKDTDGRNIFQGGFLGLDNVGIFDRGAPLPTGGRIDQSDGTAWMAAYALDLMRIALELAVANHVFVDIGVKFFEHFLYIAEAVSCSDTCDTGLWDERDEFFYDVLQLPDGNSVPMRIRSIVGLIPLFAVHVLEEHLHGQLPGLRDRLTWFLEHRPDLAKLVSRWNEPGKGNSLLLSVLRGHRMKALLRRMLDESEFLSDYGVRALSRVHRDKPFVLEHNGDRFCIQYLPGESDSRVFGGNSNWRGPIWMPVNYLLIESLYEFHRYYGDDFRVEYPTGSGQKLSLSDIADELARRLTRLFLKDKDGVRPVMAAYPQLQADPRSQDLVLFHEYFHGDTGRGVGASHQTGWSGLVALLLQPRVSIVAQHLPVGSELQPEVELATK, from the coding sequence ATGCCGCCACTGCGCGCTACCAAGTCACTCGACACCATAGAAGGAGCACGGCTCCATTCCACCGACTGTTCGCGCTGGCAACGCTGGGGACCGTATCTCAGCGAGCGGCAGTGGGGCACGGTGCGCGAGGACTACAGCGAAAACGGCACGGCCTGGGACTATTTCCCGCACGATCATGCGCGCAGCCGCGCCTACCGCTGGGGCGAAGACGGCATTGCCGGATTCGGCGACGACCGGCTCAACTGGTGCGTCTCGCTCGCGATGTGGAACGGTCTCGATCCGATCCTCAAGGAACGTTTGTTCGGCCTGACGAACGCGCAAGGAAACCATGGTGAGGACGTGAAGGAACTGTATTTCTACGTCGACGGCACGCCGACGCATTCCTACATGCGCATGCTGTACAAGTACCCGCATGCCGCGTTCCCCTACGACGATCTCGTTGCCGAAAACGGCCGCCGCGGCGCGGACATGCCCGAGTATGAAATCCTCGATACGGGCGTATTCGAAGACGACGCGTATTTCGATGTCCATGTCGAATATGCGAAAAATACGCCTGAAGATATCGTGATGCGCGTGACGGTCGAGAATCGCGGGGATCGCGCCGCGTCGCTCGATCTGCTGCCGCAGATCTGGGCGCGCAATACGTGGTCATGGCAGCCTTCAAAGAAACCTTCGCTCACCTTACAGTCCGACGCGAAGGGTAGCCGCGTGATCGCTCAAAGCGATGGCCATGAACCACTGGTCGTGACCGCCGAAGCCCGTGGCAATGCCACGGTCAACTGGCTGTTCTGCGAGAACGAAACCAATGTCAGGCGCCTGTTCAACTCGGACGGGGCGGGACCGTTCAAGGACGGCTTCAACGACTGCATCGTGCACGGTGAAGAAAGCGCCATCCGACGCGATACCGGCACGCGCGCCGCAGCACACGTCCATCTCGAGTTTGCCCCGAACAGCCGCACGGTAGTGACCATGCGCTGGCGCCCGGAATCGGATGCAGACCGTGACCGGCAACCGCTCGATATCGACGCGCTGTTCGCCCGCCGGATTGCCGAAGCCGATGCCTTTTATGCGGGCCTGCAGCACGAAATGGATGACGCCGACCAGCGGCTCGTGCAACGTCAGGCACTGGCGGGCATGCTGTGGTCGAAGCAGTATTACCAATTCGATGTCACCCGCTGGATGGACGGCGATCCGTTGCAGCCGACACCGCCTGCGGCCCGCAAGCGTGGCCGCGATGCTGACTGGCGGCATCTGTGCAATGCGGACATTGTCTCGATGCCGGACAAGTGGGAATACCCGTGGTACGCCTCATGGGATCTCGCGTTTCATGCTGCTGCGTTCGCGATCATCGATCCGGCATTCGCGAAGAAACAATTGCTGTTGCTTGTGAAGGATCGCTACATGCATCCGAACGGGCAACTGCCGGCCTACGAATGGGCGTTCAGCGACGCCAATCCGCCGGTTCACGCATGGGCGACATGGCGCGTCTATGAAATCGATCGCGCCATCACGGGCAAGATCGACCGCGACTTCCTGGAGCTTGTGTTCCACAAACTGCTGCTGAACTTCTCGTGGTGGGTGAACCGCAAGGACACCGACGGCCGCAACATTTTTCAGGGCGGTTTCCTTGGCCTGGACAACGTCGGCATTTTCGATCGCGGGGCGCCACTGCCCACGGGCGGCCGTATCGATCAGTCGGACGGCACCGCATGGATGGCGGCTTACGCGCTCGACCTGATGCGTATTGCGCTGGAACTGGCGGTCGCGAATCACGTGTTCGTCGATATCGGCGTTAAATTCTTCGAGCATTTTCTGTACATCGCCGAGGCGGTCAGTTGCAGCGATACCTGCGATACCGGCCTCTGGGATGAGCGCGACGAGTTTTTCTACGACGTGCTGCAACTCCCCGACGGTAACAGCGTGCCAATGCGCATTCGTTCTATCGTCGGCCTGATTCCGCTGTTCGCGGTGCATGTGCTGGAAGAGCATCTGCACGGCCAGTTGCCGGGGCTGCGGGATCGGCTTACCTGGTTCCTCGAGCACCGGCCTGATCTCGCCAAGCTGGTGTCACGCTGGAACGAACCGGGCAAGGGAAATAGCCTGCTGCTGTCGGTGTTGCGCGGGCATCGGATGAAGGCGCTGCTCAGGCGCATGCTCGACGAAAGCGAGTTTCTGTCCGACTACGGCGTGCGGGCGTTGTCGCGGGTGCATCGGGACAAGCCATTTGTACTTGAACACAACGGCGACCGCTTCTGCATCCAGTATCTGCCGGGCGAATCGGATTCGCGCGTGTTCGGCGGCAACTCGAACTGGCGCGGGCCGATCTGGATGCCGGTCAACTATCTGCTGATCGAGTCGCTATACGAATTCCATCGTTATTACGGCGATGATTTCCGCGTGGAATATCCGACCGGATCGGGCCAGAAGCTTTCGCTGAGCGACATAGCCGACGAACTCGCGCGGCGCCTCACGCGCCTGTTCCTGAAGGACAAGGATGGCGTGCGCCCGGTCATGGCCGCGTATCCGCAACTGCAGGCTGACCCGCGCTCGCAGGACCTCGTGCTGTTCCATGAGTACTTTCATGGCGATACAGGGCGCGGCGTGGGCGCGTCGCATCAGACCGGCTGGAGCGGGCTGGTCGCGTTGCTGTTGCAGCCGCGCGTGAGCATTGTGGCGCAGCACCTGCCGGTCGGCAGCGAGCTTCAACCTGAAGTCGAACTGGCGACGAAGTGA
- a CDS encoding amylo-alpha-1,6-glucosidase has protein sequence MTRLECPASEGCLNDEWLEADAFGGFASGTAGTERTRRYHALLLTATQPPAGRMVLVNGVEAWLEDASGQTRIPLSMQRYGAGSVWPDPSESLLSFDTDPWPTWRFQVGDNHILTAELFVAKQSAQTVMRWRLDGEALTLKVRPLLSGRDYHALHHENPAFNFSYTETRDQVRWQAYGDVPAVVAASNGSYVHAPDWYRNFCYTVDRERGLDFNEDLATPGIFSFDLSLGEAVLVLSANEGAKTNATDTAKQLADIERTRRAAFPTPLHRSADAYIVARNVGSTILAGFPWFTDWGRDTFIAMRGLLIASDRHSDAESILLEWAGTLSEGMLPNRFPDSGAPEYNSVDASLWFVIAVHDYLATGHAQRETQDRLQQAVDGILDGYSNGTRFQIAADPEDGLLRAGVPGVQLTWMDAKVGDWVVTPRIGKPVEVQALWINALRIAAAWNPRWTEPATRATLAFQQRFIDPASGALYDVIDADHERGKLDRSIRPNQLFAVGGLPFAVIDNSVTARAVVDQCEQLLLTPLGLRTLSPNDAAYKGCYTGTPMERDGAYHQGTVWPWLTGPFVQAWLRVHGDDQASKAVARERFIKPLRNHLHHAGLDHISEVADGDAPHTPGGTPFQAWSLGELMRLERLLNADSADPAEMPQTR, from the coding sequence ATGACCCGCCTCGAATGTCCAGCCAGCGAAGGGTGTCTCAACGACGAATGGCTCGAAGCCGATGCGTTTGGTGGTTTTGCATCGGGCACGGCGGGCACCGAACGGACGCGCAGGTATCACGCACTGCTTCTCACGGCCACGCAACCGCCGGCAGGGCGCATGGTACTGGTGAACGGCGTGGAGGCCTGGCTGGAAGATGCGTCCGGCCAGACGCGCATTCCGCTGTCCATGCAGCGTTATGGCGCTGGTTCGGTCTGGCCGGACCCCTCTGAAAGCCTGCTTTCCTTCGATACCGACCCGTGGCCCACGTGGCGCTTCCAGGTCGGGGATAACCATATCCTGACCGCTGAACTATTCGTCGCGAAGCAGAGCGCGCAGACGGTGATGCGCTGGCGGCTCGACGGCGAGGCACTCACGCTCAAGGTTCGGCCATTGCTTTCCGGTCGCGACTATCACGCGCTGCATCACGAGAACCCCGCGTTCAACTTCAGTTACACGGAGACGCGCGACCAGGTTCGCTGGCAAGCGTATGGTGACGTGCCGGCGGTGGTCGCGGCATCGAATGGCTCTTATGTTCATGCGCCCGACTGGTATCGCAACTTCTGCTATACCGTCGACCGCGAACGCGGCCTGGATTTCAACGAAGACCTTGCCACGCCCGGGATCTTTTCGTTCGATTTATCCCTTGGCGAAGCCGTGCTCGTGTTGAGCGCGAACGAGGGCGCGAAGACGAACGCCACCGATACCGCGAAGCAGCTTGCAGATATTGAACGCACGCGTCGCGCGGCTTTTCCGACGCCGCTGCATCGTTCCGCCGATGCGTACATCGTGGCGCGCAACGTAGGCAGCACGATCCTCGCTGGTTTCCCCTGGTTCACTGATTGGGGCCGCGATACCTTCATCGCGATGCGCGGTTTGCTGATCGCGTCCGACCGACACAGCGACGCCGAATCCATCCTCCTCGAATGGGCCGGCACGCTTTCTGAAGGCATGTTGCCGAATCGTTTTCCGGACAGCGGCGCACCCGAATACAACTCGGTGGATGCATCGTTGTGGTTCGTGATCGCCGTGCATGACTATCTCGCCACGGGCCACGCTCAACGTGAAACGCAGGACCGGCTGCAGCAAGCCGTCGATGGCATTCTCGACGGATACTCAAACGGCACGCGTTTCCAGATCGCCGCCGATCCTGAAGACGGTCTGCTGCGGGCCGGTGTTCCCGGCGTGCAACTGACCTGGATGGACGCCAAGGTGGGCGATTGGGTGGTGACGCCGCGCATCGGCAAGCCGGTGGAAGTGCAGGCGTTGTGGATCAACGCGCTGCGTATAGCGGCAGCATGGAACCCACGCTGGACGGAACCGGCCACGCGTGCGACTCTGGCTTTCCAGCAACGTTTCATCGATCCCGCCAGCGGTGCGCTCTACGACGTCATCGACGCCGATCACGAGCGGGGCAAGCTCGACCGTTCCATCCGTCCGAACCAGCTTTTTGCCGTGGGCGGATTGCCGTTCGCCGTGATCGACAATAGCGTTACCGCACGCGCGGTCGTCGATCAATGCGAGCAGCTTTTACTGACACCGCTTGGGCTTCGAACCTTGTCACCGAATGACGCTGCCTACAAGGGGTGCTACACCGGCACGCCGATGGAACGCGACGGCGCTTACCATCAGGGCACAGTCTGGCCGTGGCTGACAGGGCCGTTTGTGCAAGCATGGCTGCGGGTTCATGGCGACGATCAAGCATCGAAAGCCGTGGCCCGCGAGCGTTTTATCAAGCCGCTGCGCAACCATCTGCATCACGCGGGACTGGACCACATTTCCGAAGTCGCGGACGGAGACGCACCGCATACGCCCGGCGGCACGCCATTCCAGGCGTGGTCGCTCGGCGAACTCATGCGTCTCGAACGTCTGCTGAATGCCGATTCCGCCGATCCTGCCGAGATGCCCCAAACGCGCTAG
- a CDS encoding bifunctional diguanylate cyclase/phosphodiesterase, whose protein sequence is MDMPSKGENAQLIRITWPFLVVILVLVSLAIFSIDIMSSVRAYIGGESIWSKGQKDAAFYLNLYAETGSESTYKQYLTAMEGPRNLRTARLALDQSTPDPASARLALIASGVHPDDVSDVIWTFKMFRHVSYFSEAVGYWSRGDAELAKLERVGNELHARVAAGEMPMTLVSVYKSQIWTINATIAPLSWGFSQVLGTAFRKTASLLLTVDLVAALLLVCLSTVHVRRLIRQRGRIEAALKQSEARAKATLGSIGEAVIATGPSGHIEFINPAAERIAGRLAGDCLGRPLVQTFRLLHADSRQPLNPIEDARAGTRPDGEAAEMLLQRRDGAEIRVQAVTSRISASGASLNAADAESGFVLILRNMTREYEYIESLAWQATHDGLTALVNRAEFERRLQHALGTRWSEVASWLPAASALLFLDLDRFKVVNDTCGHAAGDAMLREVALRFEASLQPDDTLARLGGDEFGVLLQGYDTPGIQAVAERLRACLNDFVFNWEAQPFTTSVSVGVVDLRNTEMSVEEAMRLADIACYMAKERGRDRVQLADLGDRELARHASEVSWGRRLKQALEHDHFCLYVQPIVAVTDGLPASTEGQRAELLLRMLDPAVTNGVIAPTLFIPAAERYGLMTAIDRWVIRNAFDMLSRTRHKRFKEYAINLSGASVGDERFLGFVRDQFQRTGVSPGMICFEITETTAIANLASAARFMHELNALGCHFALDDFGAGMSSFGYLKHLPVEYLKIDGSFVTDMVLDPVSREMVAAINEMGHSMKCRTIAEYVESEGILRALHGLGVDYAQGFYIGRPTLWTEPAVLTLAKEA, encoded by the coding sequence ATGGACATGCCGTCTAAGGGCGAGAATGCGCAGCTCATACGGATCACCTGGCCGTTTCTGGTCGTCATTCTTGTCCTCGTTTCGCTCGCCATTTTCAGTATCGACATCATGTCCTCGGTACGGGCATACATTGGCGGAGAAAGCATCTGGTCGAAAGGCCAGAAAGACGCGGCTTTCTATCTGAACCTGTACGCCGAAACCGGCTCCGAAAGTACCTACAAGCAATATCTGACCGCCATGGAAGGTCCGCGCAACCTGCGCACGGCCCGTCTGGCGCTCGACCAGAGCACGCCCGATCCCGCCAGCGCGCGCCTGGCGCTGATTGCGAGCGGCGTGCATCCAGATGACGTCAGCGACGTCATCTGGACCTTCAAGATGTTTCGCCACGTCAGTTATTTCAGCGAGGCAGTCGGTTACTGGTCGCGCGGCGACGCCGAACTGGCGAAGCTGGAGCGAGTTGGCAATGAGCTGCACGCGCGGGTCGCGGCCGGTGAGATGCCCATGACCCTCGTGAGTGTCTACAAATCGCAGATATGGACCATCAACGCGACCATTGCGCCGCTGTCATGGGGTTTCTCACAGGTATTGGGTACCGCATTCCGCAAGACGGCGTCGCTGCTGCTGACCGTTGACCTCGTCGCGGCGCTGCTGCTCGTGTGCCTCTCAACGGTGCACGTGCGGCGGCTGATCAGGCAGCGCGGGCGCATTGAAGCCGCGCTCAAGCAGAGCGAGGCGCGCGCCAAGGCGACGCTCGGTTCGATCGGCGAGGCCGTGATCGCGACGGGGCCGTCGGGGCACATTGAATTCATCAACCCGGCGGCCGAGCGGATCGCCGGGCGTCTTGCGGGCGATTGTCTTGGACGGCCGCTGGTGCAGACCTTCAGGCTGCTGCACGCCGATAGCCGCCAGCCGCTCAACCCGATCGAGGACGCCCGGGCGGGCACGCGCCCTGACGGCGAAGCGGCCGAGATGCTGCTGCAGCGGCGTGACGGTGCCGAGATTCGCGTGCAGGCGGTGACGTCGCGGATCAGTGCTTCCGGCGCGAGTCTCAATGCGGCCGATGCGGAATCCGGCTTCGTGCTGATCCTGCGCAACATGACCCGCGAGTACGAATATATCGAAAGTCTTGCCTGGCAAGCCACGCACGACGGGCTCACCGCGCTCGTGAACCGCGCCGAATTCGAGCGGCGCCTGCAACACGCGCTGGGTACGCGCTGGAGCGAGGTGGCGTCGTGGCTGCCGGCGGCGTCCGCCCTCCTGTTCCTCGATCTCGACCGCTTCAAGGTGGTCAACGACACCTGCGGCCACGCGGCCGGCGACGCCATGCTGCGGGAAGTCGCGCTGCGCTTCGAAGCCAGCCTGCAACCGGACGACACGCTTGCGCGGCTGGGCGGCGACGAGTTCGGCGTGCTGCTGCAGGGTTACGACACCCCGGGCATTCAGGCGGTCGCGGAACGCCTGCGCGCATGCCTGAACGACTTCGTCTTCAACTGGGAAGCGCAGCCGTTCACGACCAGCGTGAGCGTCGGCGTGGTCGACTTGCGCAACACGGAAATGAGCGTGGAAGAGGCCATGCGGCTCGCCGATATCGCGTGCTACATGGCGAAGGAACGCGGCCGCGACCGGGTGCAACTGGCGGATCTGGGCGACCGCGAACTCGCGCGTCACGCGAGCGAAGTATCGTGGGGACGACGTCTCAAGCAGGCGCTCGAACACGATCACTTCTGCCTCTACGTGCAACCCATCGTGGCCGTGACCGACGGCTTGCCTGCTTCAACGGAAGGTCAGCGCGCCGAATTGCTGCTGCGCATGCTTGACCCGGCCGTGACCAACGGCGTGATCGCGCCGACCCTGTTCATTCCGGCCGCCGAGCGGTATGGGCTGATGACGGCTATCGACCGGTGGGTCATTCGCAATGCCTTCGATATGCTTTCACGTACCCGTCATAAGCGCTTCAAGGAATATGCGATCAACCTGTCAGGCGCCTCGGTGGGCGACGAACGTTTCCTCGGTTTCGTGCGCGACCAATTTCAGCGCACGGGCGTCTCCCCTGGCATGATCTGCTTCGAAATTACGGAAACCACCGCGATTGCCAACCTGGCGTCGGCCGCACGGTTCATGCATGAGTTGAATGCGCTCGGCTGCCATTTCGCGCTCGATGACTTCGGCGCGGGCATGTCGTCGTTCGGTTACCTGAAGCATCTGCCGGTGGAGTATTTGAAGATCGACGGCAGCTTCGTGACCGACATGGTGCTCGATCCGGTGAGCCGCGAGATGGTCGCGGCCATCAACGAGATGGGTCACTCAATGAAATGCCGGACCATAGCGGAATATGTGGAAAGCGAAGGGATCCTGCGGGCGCTGCATGGCCTCGGGGTGGATTATGCGCAAGGGTTTTACATAGGACGGCCTACGCTTTGGACAGAGCCAGCCGTTCTGACACTAGCTAAGGAGGCGTGA
- a CDS encoding TAXI family TRAP transporter solute-binding subunit — protein sequence MHKTLFMLFALFGLAGLVAEAHAQVDYKIVTGPERGTYIQIGQDLAKWVADPIGMNLDVLASKGSAENVQRMRYEPGVKFALVQSDVYQAYVDMAKAGNAEAGKIIQPLRLIMPLYNEEIYFVVRSDSPLNYIHEIKDKNISVGLIGSGTAQSATTLYKLMFNEPIPDQNMQHYSNEDALAKLIVRKLDVAIIVVGQPAKLFQDLNTDLLGQLKLLKLDPSAPETARAEQTYFPATIRTSSYPNWIKEDSPTLTVKAFLVTYDYNLRGTVGAMTQFADSLCTHFDELQANGHPKWKQVKMELPPLTRGWKYYPPIEKRLRACIRKMASNGSGDTATPVTQRAPKRSCTDAEKVLMLCDNE from the coding sequence ATGCACAAGACTCTCTTCATGCTGTTCGCCCTCTTCGGGCTCGCTGGCCTCGTTGCGGAGGCTCATGCACAAGTCGACTACAAGATCGTCACGGGACCGGAACGCGGCACTTACATCCAGATAGGCCAGGACCTGGCGAAGTGGGTGGCTGATCCGATCGGCATGAATCTTGACGTGCTCGCCTCGAAAGGCTCCGCCGAAAACGTTCAGCGCATGCGTTACGAGCCGGGCGTGAAATTCGCGCTCGTGCAGTCGGACGTGTACCAGGCTTATGTCGATATGGCGAAAGCCGGCAACGCGGAGGCGGGCAAGATCATCCAGCCGTTGCGGCTCATCATGCCCTTGTATAATGAAGAGATTTACTTCGTTGTACGATCAGATTCGCCGCTTAACTACATCCACGAGATCAAGGACAAGAACATCAGTGTCGGGCTGATCGGCAGCGGCACGGCGCAATCCGCGACCACGCTTTACAAGCTGATGTTCAACGAACCGATCCCCGACCAGAACATGCAGCACTACAGCAACGAGGACGCGCTCGCGAAACTGATCGTGCGCAAACTGGATGTAGCAATAATTGTGGTGGGGCAGCCGGCCAAGCTGTTTCAGGACCTGAACACGGACCTGCTGGGCCAGCTTAAGCTCCTCAAGCTCGATCCTTCAGCGCCCGAAACAGCGCGTGCCGAGCAGACCTATTTCCCGGCCACCATCCGTACATCCAGTTATCCGAACTGGATCAAGGAAGACTCGCCGACGCTGACCGTGAAGGCGTTTCTCGTCACCTACGATTACAACCTGCGCGGCACCGTCGGCGCGATGACGCAATTCGCTGACTCGCTCTGTACGCACTTCGATGAACTGCAGGCCAACGGTCATCCGAAATGGAAGCAGGTGAAGATGGAATTGCCGCCGCTCACTCGCGGCTGGAAATACTATCCGCCAATAGAAAAACGCTTGCGGGCGTGTATCCGCAAGATGGCGTCAAACGGTAGCGGCGACACGGCAACGCCCGTGACGCAGCGCGCGCCGAAGCGCTCATGCACCGACGCAGAGAAGGTGTTGATGTTGTGCGATAACGAATGA